A window of the Gossypium hirsutum isolate 1008001.06 chromosome A05, Gossypium_hirsutum_v2.1, whole genome shotgun sequence genome harbors these coding sequences:
- the LOC107958130 gene encoding uncharacterized protein isoform X1, whose translation MAELGLQDRNTVRSGYRAGAASPDSVIFTLESNFSLFSSASASVDRCSFASDAHDRDSIASELSLHMAGQESGDQNESSSGPDPDPDPNKAITVPKHIRLSRKGEKVKVKTEESGPAHTEDETQLRDSARNSFSLALKECQDRKTRSDALLKNPDRRRPASLDLNNISGLSPRLGTVKKSSVVPRKLGAFPSPGTPNYHHHSSVGMQKGWSSERVPLHSNGGRRQGNASGLLAFNNGRTLPSKWEDAERWIFSPVSGDAGSKQSIVHPQRRPKSKSGPLGPPGIAYYSLYSPALQMFDRGHMGNFMAGSPFLAGVIAADGLTVHSRSHGGGFAVQTEPCMGRSVSVHGCSEAANPPSSQDAEENLDVVKDAATDISQTVSRRDMATQMSPQSSTHSSPKGRPSFSPSSPSALPIMELQSIHGSKSVLRDVPVDERVTLTRWSKKHRARNTGKSSEIVDDWRKKVVDTCTSTWDVTETGKSISKMKREEAKITAWENLQKAKAEAAIRKLEMKLEKKRSSSMDKIMNKLRSAQKRAQDMRSLMLANQAHQVTKTSHMAISFRRTRQMSSLSGCFTCQAF comes from the exons ATGGCGGAGCTAGGGCTTCAAGATCGAAACACAGTGAGATCAGGCTACAGAGCTGGAGCTGCGAGCCCTGACTCCGTTATATTTACTTTGGAATCGAACTTCAGCCTCTTCTCGTCGGCTTCCGCTAGTGTTGATCGTTGCTCTTTTGCTTCCGATGCTCATGACCGCGATTCCATTGCTTCCGAACTCTCTTTA CATATGGCAGGACAAGAAAGTGGAGATCAGAATGAGAGTTCGAGTGGACCAGATCCAGATCCAGATCCAAACAAAGCTATAACAGTCCCCAAGCACATTCGTCTCTCCAGAAAAGGAGAAAAAGTGAAAG TAAAAACGGAAGAAAGCGGTCCAGCTCATACAGAGGACGAAACGCAACTCAGAGATTCAGCAAGAAACTCGTTTTCCCTAGCTCTTAAAG AGTGTCAGGACAGGAAGACGAGATCTGACGCTTTGTTGAAGAATCCTGATAGGCGAAGACCAGCTTCATTAGATCTAAATAATATCTCTGGTTTGTCTCCACGGTTGGGGACTGTGAAGAAAAGCTCTGTTGTGCCACGGAAATTGGGTGCATTTCCTAGTCCTGGGACACCCaattatcatcatcattcaaGTGTTGGGATGCAGAAGGGTTGGAGTTCAGAGCGTGTGCCATTGCACAGCAATGGTGGAAGGAGGCAGGGGAATGCTTCTGGGTTGTTGGCTTTTAACAATGGAAGGACTTTACCTTCAAAATGGGAAGATGCTGAGAGGTGGATTTTTAGTCCTGTTTCTGGGGATGCTGGTTCAAAGCAATCTATTGTGCATCCGCAGAGAAGACCAAAATCAAAGAGTGGTCCCCTTGGTCCTCCTGGGATTGCTTACTATTCGTTGTACTCTCCTGCGTTGCAAATGTTTGATAGAGGGCATATGGGGAATTTCATGGCTGGTTCTCCTTTTTTAGCTGGTGTAATTGCAGCTGATGGTTTGACAGTTCATTCTCGTAGCCATGGTGGAGGATTTGCTGTTCAGACTGAGCCTTGCATGGGCCGTTCTGTTAGCGTACATGGATGCTCTGAGGCAGCGAATCCACCATCGTCTCAAG ATGCAGAAGAAAACCTTGATGTCGTCAAGGATGCAGCCACTGATATTTCTCAAACGGTTTCAAGAAGAGACATGGCGACCCAAATGAGCCCACAGAGTAGCACCCACTCGTCTCCCAAAGGAAGGCCTTCCTTCTCTCCCTCTTCCCCTTCAGCTCTACCTATCATGGAACTGCAGAGCATCCATGGCTCTAAATCAGTACTGAGAGATGTGCCAGTAGATGAAAGAGTGACCCTGACTAGGTGGTCGAAGAAGCATAGAGCTCGAAACACTGGGAAGAGCtcagaaattgttgatgattggAGAAAGAAAGTTGTAGATACTTGTACATCAACATGGGATGTTACAGAGACAGGAAAGAGCATTTCCAA GATGAAAAGAGAAGAAGCCAAAATCACTGCCTGGGAAAATCTGCAGAAGGCTAAAGCCGAGGCAGCCATAAGGAAACTAGAG ATGAAGCTGGAAAAGAAGAGATCGTCATCAATggataaaataatgaataaactAAGATCAGCTCAGAAGAGAGCCCAAGATATGAGAAGTTTGATGCTGGCCAACCAGGCCCACCAGGTTACAAAGACCTCGCATATGGCTATATCTTTCAGAAGAACCCGCCAGATGAGTTCATTGAGTGGTTGCTTCACCTGCCAAGCTTTCTAA
- the LOC107958130 gene encoding uncharacterized protein isoform X2, with the protein MAELGLQDRNTVRSGYRAGAASPDSVIFTLESNFSLFSSASASVDRCSFASDAHDRDSIASELSLHMAGQESGDQNESSSGPDPDPDPNKAITVPKHIRLSRKGEKVKVKTEESGPAHTEDETQLRDSARNSFSLALKECQDRKTRSDALLKNPDRRRPASLDLNNISGLSPRLGTVKKSSVVPRKLGAFPSPGTPNYHHHSSVGMQKGWSSERVPLHSNGGRRQGNASGLLAFNNGRTLPSKWEDAERWIFSPVSGDAGSKQSIVHPQRRPKSKSGPLGPPGIAYYSLYSPALQMFDRGHMGNFMAGSPFLAGVIAADGLTVHSRSHGGGFAVQTEPCMGRSVSVHGCSEAANPPSSQEENLDVVKDAATDISQTVSRRDMATQMSPQSSTHSSPKGRPSFSPSSPSALPIMELQSIHGSKSVLRDVPVDERVTLTRWSKKHRARNTGKSSEIVDDWRKKVVDTCTSTWDVTETGKSISKMKREEAKITAWENLQKAKAEAAIRKLEMKLEKKRSSSMDKIMNKLRSAQKRAQDMRSLMLANQAHQVTKTSHMAISFRRTRQMSSLSGCFTCQAF; encoded by the exons ATGGCGGAGCTAGGGCTTCAAGATCGAAACACAGTGAGATCAGGCTACAGAGCTGGAGCTGCGAGCCCTGACTCCGTTATATTTACTTTGGAATCGAACTTCAGCCTCTTCTCGTCGGCTTCCGCTAGTGTTGATCGTTGCTCTTTTGCTTCCGATGCTCATGACCGCGATTCCATTGCTTCCGAACTCTCTTTA CATATGGCAGGACAAGAAAGTGGAGATCAGAATGAGAGTTCGAGTGGACCAGATCCAGATCCAGATCCAAACAAAGCTATAACAGTCCCCAAGCACATTCGTCTCTCCAGAAAAGGAGAAAAAGTGAAAG TAAAAACGGAAGAAAGCGGTCCAGCTCATACAGAGGACGAAACGCAACTCAGAGATTCAGCAAGAAACTCGTTTTCCCTAGCTCTTAAAG AGTGTCAGGACAGGAAGACGAGATCTGACGCTTTGTTGAAGAATCCTGATAGGCGAAGACCAGCTTCATTAGATCTAAATAATATCTCTGGTTTGTCTCCACGGTTGGGGACTGTGAAGAAAAGCTCTGTTGTGCCACGGAAATTGGGTGCATTTCCTAGTCCTGGGACACCCaattatcatcatcattcaaGTGTTGGGATGCAGAAGGGTTGGAGTTCAGAGCGTGTGCCATTGCACAGCAATGGTGGAAGGAGGCAGGGGAATGCTTCTGGGTTGTTGGCTTTTAACAATGGAAGGACTTTACCTTCAAAATGGGAAGATGCTGAGAGGTGGATTTTTAGTCCTGTTTCTGGGGATGCTGGTTCAAAGCAATCTATTGTGCATCCGCAGAGAAGACCAAAATCAAAGAGTGGTCCCCTTGGTCCTCCTGGGATTGCTTACTATTCGTTGTACTCTCCTGCGTTGCAAATGTTTGATAGAGGGCATATGGGGAATTTCATGGCTGGTTCTCCTTTTTTAGCTGGTGTAATTGCAGCTGATGGTTTGACAGTTCATTCTCGTAGCCATGGTGGAGGATTTGCTGTTCAGACTGAGCCTTGCATGGGCCGTTCTGTTAGCGTACATGGATGCTCTGAGGCAGCGAATCCACCATCGTCTCAAG AAGAAAACCTTGATGTCGTCAAGGATGCAGCCACTGATATTTCTCAAACGGTTTCAAGAAGAGACATGGCGACCCAAATGAGCCCACAGAGTAGCACCCACTCGTCTCCCAAAGGAAGGCCTTCCTTCTCTCCCTCTTCCCCTTCAGCTCTACCTATCATGGAACTGCAGAGCATCCATGGCTCTAAATCAGTACTGAGAGATGTGCCAGTAGATGAAAGAGTGACCCTGACTAGGTGGTCGAAGAAGCATAGAGCTCGAAACACTGGGAAGAGCtcagaaattgttgatgattggAGAAAGAAAGTTGTAGATACTTGTACATCAACATGGGATGTTACAGAGACAGGAAAGAGCATTTCCAA GATGAAAAGAGAAGAAGCCAAAATCACTGCCTGGGAAAATCTGCAGAAGGCTAAAGCCGAGGCAGCCATAAGGAAACTAGAG ATGAAGCTGGAAAAGAAGAGATCGTCATCAATggataaaataatgaataaactAAGATCAGCTCAGAAGAGAGCCCAAGATATGAGAAGTTTGATGCTGGCCAACCAGGCCCACCAGGTTACAAAGACCTCGCATATGGCTATATCTTTCAGAAGAACCCGCCAGATGAGTTCATTGAGTGGTTGCTTCACCTGCCAAGCTTTCTAA